The following coding sequences are from one Pseudonocardia sp. HH130630-07 window:
- a CDS encoding lipopolysaccharide biosynthesis protein, producing the protein MPARPAGNVGPHDPYADPATRRMPAREASPAPDAGPDAPTVRLEAARERVRSRENAEQRTEYLPTVGLRGPGENPPPPPADEPPAADATGGDDPDGTRSRNSGIGDGIALTLCSGFGSIAGLLGVLIAARIMPQEEVGRASEFVSAFQLIGGMAQLNLGLGLLRWLPGAGRKSVRMVFGSMLLIMPLSGLIGLVYGVIVPQIAETAGGGDFGLGLLVLVLTCAGWVVFVVHDFVMVAIGKPWIAVWRNGTFAIFRIVLLLALGSSLYSQAMVLSWAIPVVLWISAGTAVLWYLTRRYAASGGPGIVPSRAEAIAFLAPTALAQCGNALLYNQVPLFANLRMGNEIGAVFFICWQAVTVIDLAATFFTNSLAVQTAREPHRAEEFARTARRRMLLLFLPTLGVGAALGYPVLSLLGEGYSAGAPALAVLMVGLLFRLLVVFELARRQADGDGMGYAKIQLMNTALVLAFAGLVPLPEPGTASVSMTMLPVVLGYVGAQFVCALALRFVPAWSRRKPSEVKS; encoded by the coding sequence ATGCCCGCCCGGCCGGCCGGCAACGTCGGCCCGCACGACCCCTACGCCGACCCGGCGACCCGCCGTATGCCGGCGCGCGAGGCATCCCCGGCCCCGGACGCCGGCCCGGACGCACCGACGGTGCGCCTGGAGGCCGCCCGGGAGCGGGTCCGGTCCCGGGAGAACGCCGAGCAGCGCACCGAGTACCTCCCGACCGTCGGCCTGCGGGGCCCCGGGGAGAACCCACCCCCGCCACCGGCCGACGAGCCGCCCGCCGCGGACGCCACCGGCGGCGACGACCCGGACGGCACGCGGTCGCGCAACAGCGGGATCGGCGACGGCATCGCGCTCACGCTGTGCTCCGGCTTCGGTTCCATCGCCGGGCTCCTCGGGGTGCTCATCGCCGCCCGGATCATGCCGCAGGAGGAGGTCGGCCGGGCCTCGGAGTTCGTCTCCGCGTTCCAGCTGATCGGCGGGATGGCCCAGCTGAACCTGGGGCTCGGGCTCCTGCGCTGGCTCCCCGGGGCCGGCCGCAAGTCGGTCCGCATGGTCTTCGGCTCGATGCTGCTGATCATGCCGCTGTCCGGTCTGATCGGGCTGGTCTACGGCGTGATCGTGCCGCAGATCGCCGAGACCGCCGGCGGCGGTGACTTCGGGCTCGGCCTGCTGGTGCTCGTGCTGACGTGCGCGGGCTGGGTCGTGTTCGTCGTCCACGACTTCGTCATGGTGGCGATCGGCAAGCCGTGGATCGCGGTCTGGCGCAACGGCACGTTCGCGATCTTCCGGATCGTCCTGCTGCTGGCGCTCGGATCGTCGCTGTACTCGCAGGCGATGGTGCTGTCCTGGGCGATCCCGGTGGTGCTGTGGATCTCCGCGGGCACCGCCGTGCTCTGGTACCTGACGCGCCGCTACGCCGCCTCCGGCGGGCCCGGCATCGTGCCGAGCCGCGCGGAGGCCATCGCCTTCCTCGCCCCGACCGCACTGGCCCAGTGCGGCAACGCGCTGCTCTACAACCAGGTGCCGCTGTTCGCCAACCTGCGGATGGGCAACGAGATCGGCGCCGTCTTCTTCATCTGCTGGCAGGCCGTGACGGTGATCGACCTCGCGGCCACGTTCTTCACGAACTCGCTGGCGGTGCAGACCGCGCGCGAGCCGCACCGGGCCGAGGAGTTCGCCCGGACGGCGCGGCGGCGGATGCTGCTGCTGTTCCTGCCGACGCTCGGGGTCGGTGCCGCGCTGGGCTACCCGGTCCTCTCGCTGCTCGGCGAGGGGTACTCGGCCGGAGCACCGGCGCTCGCCGTGCTGATGGTCGGCCTGCTCTTCCGTCTGCTGGTCGTCTTCGAGCTGGCCAGGAGGCAGGCCGACGGCGACGGCATGGGCTACGCCAAGATCCAGTTGATGAACACGGCGCTGGTGCTCGCGTTCGCCGGCCTGGTCCCGCTGCCGGAGCCCGGTACGGCATCCGTCAGCATGACCATGCTGCCGGTCGTCCTGGGCTACGTCGGCGCACAGTTCGTGTGCGCCCTGGCCCTCAGATTCGTGCCGGCGTGGAGTCGCCGGAAACCCTCGGAGGTGAAGTCGTGA
- a CDS encoding NAD-dependent succinate-semialdehyde dehydrogenase, with the protein MTTNADERRVTDAVPTGLFIGGTWRSAENGATAKVEDPATGEVLTEVADASPADGMDALAAAHAAQPTIAALAPRKRSEILYRAYELLHERADDLALLMTLEMGKPVAEARGEVVYASEFLRWFAEEAVRINGGYQVAPNGQTRFLTIRQPVGVCVFVTPWNFPLAMGTRKIAPAIAAGCASIIKPAPQTPLTMLAFAQVLADAGLPDGGLNVINATDAGAVMEPIIRDGRARKISFTGSTPVGKKLLEQAADKVLRSSLELGGNASFIVLDDADVDAAVEGAMIAKMRNMGEACTAANRFYVQRGVAEEFTRKLAERMGALKVGRGTEDGVNVGPLIDAKGRDKVTDLVADAVANGAGVALGGTAQDGPGYFYPPTVLTDVPADSRLNHEEIFGPVAPITVVDSESEALDAANATEFGLVNYVYTRDIDRALRISENLDSGMIGLNTGLVSNPAAPFGGVKESGLGREGGNVGIEEFLETKYVAIGFSG; encoded by the coding sequence ATGACCACGAATGCTGACGAACGCAGGGTCACCGATGCCGTACCGACCGGCCTGTTCATCGGCGGGACGTGGCGCTCGGCCGAGAACGGGGCCACCGCGAAGGTCGAGGATCCCGCGACGGGTGAGGTGCTGACCGAGGTCGCCGACGCCTCCCCGGCCGACGGCATGGACGCGCTGGCCGCCGCGCACGCCGCCCAGCCGACGATCGCCGCGCTGGCGCCCCGCAAGCGCAGCGAGATCCTCTACCGGGCCTACGAGCTGCTCCACGAGCGGGCCGACGACCTCGCCCTGCTCATGACGCTGGAGATGGGCAAGCCGGTCGCCGAGGCACGCGGCGAGGTCGTCTACGCCAGCGAGTTCCTGCGCTGGTTCGCCGAGGAGGCCGTCCGGATCAACGGTGGCTACCAGGTCGCGCCGAACGGCCAGACCCGGTTCCTGACGATCCGCCAGCCGGTCGGCGTGTGCGTGTTCGTGACGCCGTGGAACTTCCCGCTCGCCATGGGAACCCGCAAGATCGCCCCGGCGATCGCCGCCGGATGCGCCTCGATCATCAAGCCCGCCCCGCAGACCCCGCTGACGATGCTCGCGTTCGCGCAGGTGCTCGCGGACGCCGGCCTGCCCGACGGCGGTCTGAACGTGATCAACGCGACCGACGCGGGCGCGGTCATGGAGCCGATCATCCGCGACGGCCGGGCCCGCAAGATCTCCTTCACCGGCTCCACCCCGGTCGGCAAGAAGCTGCTGGAGCAGGCCGCGGACAAGGTGCTGCGCAGCTCCCTGGAGCTGGGCGGGAACGCCTCGTTCATCGTGCTGGACGACGCCGACGTCGACGCCGCCGTCGAGGGCGCGATGATCGCGAAGATGCGCAACATGGGCGAGGCCTGCACCGCGGCGAACCGCTTCTACGTGCAGCGCGGCGTCGCCGAGGAGTTCACCCGCAAGCTGGCCGAGCGCATGGGCGCGCTCAAGGTCGGCCGCGGCACCGAGGACGGGGTGAACGTCGGCCCGCTGATCGACGCCAAGGGCCGGGACAAGGTGACCGACCTGGTCGCCGACGCCGTCGCCAACGGTGCCGGTGTCGCACTCGGCGGGACGGCGCAGGACGGCCCCGGCTACTTCTACCCGCCGACGGTGCTCACCGACGTGCCCGCCGACTCCCGGCTCAACCACGAGGAGATCTTCGGCCCGGTCGCGCCGATCACCGTCGTCGACTCCGAGTCCGAGGCGCTCGACGCGGCCAACGCCACCGAGTTCGGCCTGGTCAACTACGTCTACACCCGCGACATCGACCGGGCACTGCGGATCTCGGAGAACCTGGACAGCGGCATGATCGGGCTGAACACCGGTCTGGTGTCGAACCCGGCCGCGCCGTTCGGCGGGGTCAAGGAGTCCGGGCTCGGCCGCGAGGGCGGCAACGTCGGGATCGAGGAGTTCCTGGAGACGAAGTACGTGGCGATCGGCTTCTCCGGCTGA
- a CDS encoding acyl-CoA dehydrogenase family protein codes for MAGTPSAPATATRSAGPARTTRLPALVPEPVELPAHLAELRAEVRAFLDAERAAGAWTPRADVWLSGWDAGFSRRLGERGWLGMTIPTRYGGHGRSALERYVVTEELLAAGAPVAAHWIADRQIGPSLLRHGTEEQRQAFLPGIARGEVFFGIGMSEPDSGSDLASVRTRAERVDGGWELSGTKVWTSGAHLAHAFFALVRTAPVDEGNRHAGLSQLLVELDRPGVEIRPIPLLTGAHHFNEVRFDRVFIPDERVFGEIGDGWAQVTGELAFERSGPERFLSTYPLLAALVGELTAGTGTDAGTRRRIGSLVSRLWTLRSMSLAVAGALESGEAPELAAALVKDLGTRFENEIVDAARLLVDVPPDPGAPDGFARLLADAVLHAPGFTLRGGTNEVLRGIVARGMGLR; via the coding sequence GTGGCAGGAACCCCTTCAGCACCGGCGACGGCGACCAGGTCGGCCGGGCCGGCCAGGACCACCCGGCTGCCCGCGCTCGTCCCCGAGCCGGTGGAGCTCCCCGCGCACCTCGCGGAGCTGCGGGCCGAGGTCCGGGCCTTCCTCGACGCCGAGCGCGCGGCCGGTGCCTGGACCCCGCGTGCCGACGTCTGGCTCTCCGGCTGGGACGCCGGGTTCTCCCGCCGGCTCGGGGAGCGCGGCTGGCTCGGCATGACGATCCCCACCCGCTACGGCGGGCACGGCCGCAGCGCGCTGGAGCGTTACGTCGTGACCGAGGAGCTGCTCGCCGCGGGCGCGCCGGTCGCGGCCCACTGGATCGCCGACCGGCAGATCGGGCCGTCGCTGCTGCGCCACGGCACCGAGGAGCAGCGCCAGGCGTTCCTGCCGGGCATCGCCCGGGGCGAGGTGTTCTTCGGCATCGGCATGTCCGAGCCGGACTCCGGATCCGACCTGGCGTCCGTGCGGACCAGGGCCGAGCGGGTCGACGGCGGCTGGGAACTGTCCGGGACGAAGGTGTGGACCTCGGGCGCGCATCTGGCGCACGCGTTCTTCGCGCTCGTCCGGACCGCGCCGGTCGACGAGGGGAACCGGCACGCCGGGCTGTCCCAGCTGCTCGTCGAGCTCGACCGGCCCGGGGTCGAGATCCGGCCGATCCCGCTGCTCACCGGGGCGCACCACTTCAACGAGGTCCGGTTCGACCGGGTGTTCATCCCCGACGAGCGGGTGTTCGGCGAGATCGGCGACGGCTGGGCCCAGGTGACCGGTGAGCTGGCGTTCGAACGCTCCGGCCCGGAGCGGTTCCTGTCGACCTACCCGCTGCTGGCGGCGCTGGTCGGCGAGCTGACGGCGGGCACCGGTACCGACGCCGGGACCCGCCGCCGGATCGGCTCGCTGGTCTCGCGGTTGTGGACGCTGCGGAGCATGTCGCTCGCGGTCGCCGGGGCGCTGGAGTCCGGCGAGGCGCCGGAGCTGGCCGCGGCGCTGGTGAAGGACCTCGGCACCCGCTTCGAGAACGAGATCGTCGACGCGGCCCGGCTGCTGGTGGATGTCCCGCCCGACCCCGGGGCCCCGGACGGGTTCGCCCGGCTGCTCGCCGACGCCGTGCTCCACGCCCCCGGCTTCACGCTGCGCGGTGGCACGAACGAGGTCCTGCGCGGCATCGTCGCGCGGGGGATGGGACTGCGCTGA
- a CDS encoding acyl-CoA dehydrogenase family protein produces MARNTDLADLAESIFSDSWDPGATGLDTTAWRACAESGLTTLTAPDTGGTLDDAAVLLETAGAWAARVPLAETDLLAGWLARSAGLPVPDGPLAAVRGSLGPAGDTTGDTTGDTVAGVLPRVPWGRALAGVVVLDGDRVLVLDAAALTVTEGTNLAEEPRDTLDATGVVPLATGPAPDGAADELALRAALGRSLLLAGAARGALARAVGYAGERRQFGRPIARFQAVQHMLAEAGTEVAAAAAASAAAAHTARTAGFAAAGTTLAVAAAKARCGEAATAVARITHQVHGAIGFTREHDLRLLTTRLWAWRDEDGNESYWNDRVGTAALAAGPDGLWPLVTG; encoded by the coding sequence ATGGCGCGCAACACCGACCTGGCCGACCTCGCGGAGTCGATCTTCTCCGACTCCTGGGACCCGGGCGCGACCGGGCTCGACACCACGGCCTGGCGGGCGTGTGCCGAGTCCGGACTGACCACGCTCACCGCACCGGACACCGGCGGCACCCTGGACGACGCGGCGGTGCTGCTGGAGACGGCCGGTGCGTGGGCGGCCCGGGTGCCGCTGGCCGAGACCGACCTGCTCGCCGGGTGGCTGGCCCGTTCGGCCGGGCTGCCGGTGCCGGACGGGCCGCTCGCCGCCGTCCGGGGCTCGCTGGGACCGGCGGGGGACACCACCGGCGACACCACCGGCGACACCGTGGCCGGGGTGCTGCCCCGGGTGCCGTGGGGGCGGGCGCTGGCCGGGGTCGTCGTCCTGGACGGCGACCGGGTGCTCGTGCTCGACGCCGCGGCCCTCACCGTCACCGAGGGCACGAACCTGGCCGAGGAGCCGCGCGACACCCTCGACGCCACCGGCGTCGTCCCGCTCGCCACCGGGCCGGCGCCGGACGGTGCCGCCGACGAGCTGGCGTTGCGCGCCGCACTGGGCCGTTCGCTGCTGCTCGCCGGGGCCGCCCGCGGGGCGCTGGCCCGCGCGGTCGGCTACGCCGGCGAGCGCCGGCAGTTCGGACGTCCCATCGCCCGGTTCCAGGCGGTGCAGCACATGCTCGCCGAGGCCGGCACCGAGGTCGCCGCCGCGGCCGCGGCGTCGGCGGCCGCCGCGCACACGGCCCGGACCGCCGGGTTCGCCGCCGCCGGGACCACGCTCGCGGTCGCCGCGGCGAAGGCTCGCTGCGGGGAGGCGGCGACCGCGGTCGCCCGGATCACTCACCAGGTGCACGGGGCCATCGGGTTCACCCGCGAGCACGACCTGCGGCTGCTCACCACCCGGCTCTGGGCCTGGCGGGACGAGGACGGCAACGAGTCGTACTGGAACGACCGGGTCGGCACTGCGGCCCTCGCCGCCGGTCCGGACGGGCTCTGGCCGCTGGTCACCGGCTGA
- a CDS encoding pyridoxamine 5'-phosphate oxidase family protein has protein sequence MTAPRPQRRARRIAMTPEEVTAFLHEERTCRVATNGTHGPHATPLWYLWEGGDDGALWLTSLARSQRWTDLERDPRIAVVVDAGHDYGELRGVELRGSVEVVGEVPRTGEPHPDLDRVEQGFADRYTGGHVVVDGRHAWLRLRPEKISSWDFRKL, from the coding sequence ATGACCGCACCGAGACCGCAGCGCCGCGCCCGGAGGATCGCGATGACCCCGGAGGAGGTCACCGCGTTCCTGCACGAGGAGCGGACCTGCCGGGTCGCCACCAACGGCACGCACGGCCCGCACGCCACCCCGCTCTGGTATCTCTGGGAGGGCGGCGACGATGGGGCGTTGTGGCTCACCTCGCTGGCCCGGTCCCAGCGCTGGACCGACCTGGAGCGCGACCCGCGGATCGCCGTCGTCGTCGACGCCGGGCACGACTACGGCGAGCTGCGCGGTGTGGAACTGCGCGGCTCGGTCGAGGTGGTCGGCGAGGTGCCGCGGACCGGGGAGCCGCACCCGGACCTGGACCGGGTGGAGCAGGGGTTCGCCGACCGCTACACCGGCGGGCACGTCGTCGTCGACGGGCGGCACGCGTGGCTGCGGCTGCGTCCGGAGAAGATCAGCAGCTGGGACTTCCGCAAGCTCTGA
- a CDS encoding type III PLP-dependent enzyme — protein sequence MLSPGLESILARPRPTPFLALDPGVARERYRALRAAFGDAARILYAVKACPEPAVLRALAGEGAGFDVASQGEIALCLAAGADPADLQHGNPVRGPGAAGLAAASGVRRFVTDSAEDVDALAAEVPGARVQVRLSVDDTGSATPFHGKFGALPGTAVALLRRAAERGLEPAGVTFHAGSQQTRPQTYATAVALALAVAGRAGLRRPELDLGGGWPVGYRSEVAGPGEFATAVRGAVDAAIAGGAVEAVTLLLEPGRAVVAPAGVLRATVLRVSRRPGIDHRRWVYLDVGRYQGLAETEGEAIGYPVRVPGRTGAAGPCVLAGPTCDGDDVIYRRTPVALPLDLAAGDVVDLLHTGAYTSSYASVGFNGFGPLEVVVADGA from the coding sequence GTGCTGAGCCCCGGTCTGGAGTCGATCCTCGCCCGCCCGCGCCCGACGCCGTTCCTCGCGCTGGACCCCGGGGTGGCGCGCGAGCGCTACCGGGCGCTGCGCGCCGCGTTCGGGGACGCGGCCCGGATCCTGTACGCGGTCAAGGCCTGCCCGGAGCCCGCCGTGCTGCGGGCACTCGCCGGGGAGGGCGCCGGGTTCGACGTCGCGTCGCAGGGGGAGATCGCGCTGTGTCTCGCCGCCGGCGCGGACCCGGCCGACCTGCAGCACGGCAACCCGGTGCGCGGGCCCGGAGCGGCGGGGCTGGCCGCGGCGTCGGGGGTGCGCCGGTTCGTCACCGACAGCGCCGAGGACGTCGACGCGCTGGCCGCGGAGGTGCCCGGCGCCCGGGTCCAGGTGCGGCTCTCGGTCGACGACACCGGCTCCGCGACGCCGTTCCACGGCAAGTTCGGTGCGCTGCCCGGCACGGCGGTCGCCCTGCTGCGGCGGGCAGCGGAGCGCGGCCTGGAGCCGGCCGGGGTCACCTTCCACGCCGGGTCGCAGCAGACCCGGCCGCAGACCTACGCGACGGCCGTCGCGCTGGCGCTCGCGGTGGCCGGGCGGGCCGGGCTGCGCCGTCCCGAACTGGACCTGGGCGGCGGGTGGCCGGTCGGGTACCGGTCGGAGGTGGCGGGGCCGGGGGAGTTCGCCACGGCCGTGCGCGGCGCGGTGGACGCCGCGATCGCCGGCGGGGCGGTGGAGGCGGTGACCCTGCTGCTGGAGCCGGGGCGCGCGGTGGTGGCGCCCGCCGGCGTCCTGCGGGCAACGGTGCTGCGGGTCTCCCGGCGCCCCGGGATCGACCACCGGCGCTGGGTCTACCTCGACGTCGGGCGCTACCAGGGACTCGCCGAGACCGAGGGCGAGGCCATCGGCTACCCGGTCCGGGTGCCCGGCCGGACGGGCGCCGCGGGCCCGTGCGTGCTCGCCGGCCCGACGTGCGACGGCGACGACGTGATCTACCGGCGCACGCCGGTCGCGCTGCCGCTCGACCTGGCCGCCGGCGACGTCGTCGACCTGCTGCACACCGGCGCCTACACCTCCAGCTACGCCTCGGTCGGGTTCAACGGGTTCGGGCCGCTGGAGGTGGTCGTGGCGGACGGGGCATGA
- the speD gene encoding adenosylmethionine decarboxylase has translation MPPLPLPSATGVLDGAPALPSTASPVGRHVLAELGGIDPALLDDAERLGAELTAALTGAGAQVRQVVTERFEPQGATVVAVLAESHASIHTWPEHGGMHVDVFTCGQAADPVAAVRSLAERVAATDTALQVVDRGGAPRSVTEPISDGLTRHWRLGAVHHVADTGFQRVVVADTAHGVTLFCGDERQSAEHTQLAYHEALVWPGALLARELRRVLIIGSSEGVACEMALDAGAEHVDHVDIDAEAVRICAEHLPYGYTPGTLAAAERGDGPVRLTYGDGRQYVLDATEQWDLVVVDLPDERPDEPAAQINQLYAEDFVRACAQRLTPGGVLVFQAGSPAVWRDATLRSAWQRFRSVFEPSGGRGVYVGCEEHEWAFLAGVREPLDDPGATAVAHLARVRSLPTLWDEESLRHRLVAPFALRRDGG, from the coding sequence ATGCCGCCCCTGCCCCTGCCGTCCGCCACGGGGGTGCTCGACGGGGCACCCGCCCTGCCGAGCACCGCATCGCCGGTCGGCAGACACGTCCTCGCCGAGCTCGGCGGTATCGACCCCGCGCTGCTCGACGACGCCGAACGACTCGGTGCCGAGCTCACGGCGGCGCTGACCGGGGCCGGTGCTCAGGTCCGGCAGGTCGTGACCGAACGGTTCGAGCCGCAGGGCGCGACCGTCGTCGCGGTCCTCGCCGAGTCGCACGCGTCGATCCACACCTGGCCGGAGCACGGCGGGATGCACGTCGACGTGTTCACCTGCGGGCAGGCCGCGGACCCGGTCGCCGCCGTCCGGTCGCTCGCCGAGCGGGTCGCGGCGACCGACACCGCGTTGCAGGTCGTCGACCGGGGCGGTGCACCGCGCAGCGTCACCGAGCCGATCTCCGACGGGCTGACCCGGCACTGGCGGCTCGGCGCCGTGCACCACGTCGCGGACACCGGGTTCCAGCGGGTGGTCGTGGCCGACACCGCGCACGGCGTGACCCTGTTCTGCGGCGACGAACGGCAGTCCGCCGAGCACACCCAGCTCGCCTACCACGAGGCGCTCGTCTGGCCGGGCGCGCTGCTGGCCCGTGAGCTGCGCCGGGTGCTGATCATCGGGTCGTCCGAGGGTGTCGCCTGCGAGATGGCCCTCGACGCCGGTGCCGAGCACGTCGACCACGTCGACATCGACGCCGAGGCCGTGCGGATCTGCGCCGAGCACCTGCCCTACGGCTACACCCCCGGGACCCTGGCCGCCGCCGAGCGCGGCGACGGCCCGGTCCGGCTGACCTACGGCGACGGGCGGCAGTACGTCCTGGACGCCACCGAGCAGTGGGACCTCGTCGTCGTCGACCTGCCGGACGAGCGGCCCGACGAGCCGGCGGCGCAGATCAACCAGCTCTACGCCGAGGACTTCGTCCGGGCCTGTGCGCAGCGGCTCACGCCCGGTGGCGTACTGGTGTTCCAGGCCGGGAGCCCGGCGGTCTGGCGGGACGCGACCCTGCGCTCGGCGTGGCAGCGGTTCCGGTCGGTGTTCGAGCCCTCCGGCGGCCGCGGGGTCTACGTCGGCTGCGAGGAGCACGAGTGGGCGTTCCTCGCCGGGGTGCGCGAGCCGCTGGACGACCCGGGTGCGACGGCCGTCGCCCACCTCGCGCGGGTCCGCTCGCTTCCCACTCTGTGGGACGAGGAGTCGCTGCGGCACCGGCTGGTCGCGCCGTTCGCACTGCGCCGGGACGGGGGCTGA
- a CDS encoding SGNH/GDSL hydrolase family protein, translated as MRRPRPARWLAVATMTLLTSAGTSALAPAQADAPTTLRETTLSARNLDRGPIGRYVALGDSYAAGPLIPVQTGTPVGCLRSDQNYPSVLARSAGFTDVTDVTCSGAVTEDMTAPQEVKLGPNPPQLDTLDGSESLVTITVGGNDIGFASIITECTARSSTNLLGAACRDFFTAGGSDELVERIDEAGDKVADVLSEIRDRAPAARVAVVGYPSILPDTGPGCYPVAPFSAGDTAYLRETEKRLNGMLAEQAAEAGMDYVDTYGPTVGHDICQLPGVKWVEGLVPTSPAAPVHPNAQGMRAMAAATGAVLGIGVAPPSSQPLGADAARSDR; from the coding sequence GTGCGCCGTCCCCGCCCCGCCCGGTGGCTCGCCGTGGCCACCATGACGCTGCTGACCTCGGCGGGGACGAGTGCGCTCGCCCCCGCCCAGGCCGACGCGCCGACGACGCTGCGCGAGACGACCCTGTCGGCCCGCAACCTCGACCGCGGCCCGATCGGGCGCTACGTCGCGCTGGGCGACTCCTACGCCGCGGGCCCGCTCATCCCGGTCCAGACCGGTACGCCGGTCGGCTGCCTGCGCTCGGACCAGAACTACCCGTCGGTGCTGGCCCGCTCGGCCGGGTTCACCGACGTCACGGACGTCACCTGCAGCGGGGCGGTCACCGAGGACATGACCGCGCCGCAGGAGGTCAAGCTCGGCCCGAACCCACCGCAGCTCGACACCCTCGACGGGTCCGAGTCGCTGGTGACGATCACGGTCGGCGGCAACGACATCGGGTTCGCCTCGATCATCACCGAGTGCACCGCCCGGTCCTCGACCAACCTGCTCGGCGCCGCCTGCCGGGACTTCTTCACCGCCGGCGGGTCCGACGAGCTCGTCGAGCGGATCGACGAGGCCGGGGACAAGGTCGCCGACGTGCTCTCCGAGATCCGGGACCGCGCGCCGGCGGCGCGGGTCGCCGTGGTCGGCTACCCCTCGATCCTCCCCGACACCGGCCCCGGCTGCTACCCGGTCGCGCCGTTCAGCGCCGGGGACACCGCCTACCTGCGGGAGACCGAGAAGCGGCTCAACGGCATGCTCGCCGAGCAGGCCGCCGAGGCCGGGATGGACTACGTCGACACCTACGGGCCCACCGTGGGGCACGACATCTGCCAGCTCCCCGGCGTGAAGTGGGTCGAGGGCCTGGTGCCGACCTCCCCGGCCGCACCGGTCCACCCGAACGCCCAGGGCATGCGGGCCATGGCGGCCGCCACCGGCGCGGTCCTCGGGATCGGGGTGGCCCCGCCGTCCTCGCAGCCACTGGGCGCGGACGCTGCCCGATCGGACCGCTGA